A region from the Candidatus Tanganyikabacteria bacterium genome encodes:
- a CDS encoding glycosyltransferase family 39 protein, whose product MAVSVSRAVAAGIRDHFMSLPGWARVFVLTFALYGIPAATKATWFTTHSHLAYAILNGSFSLPAPYGTTEIVHWPNGEKYVAYGVTPSFFLMPFVAILGRGVHQPVCSAIFGAAGVACFWAFLGHMKGVSEHSRKWLTILLAAGSPFAYYAAENGGNWSITHSVAVVCLLACMLLSRTGNPGWAGLFFGLGVLSRNPVLYLAPAMVLVLWAPEAESWREIRPDWRKLAVFLVGFGVAALIGAYYNWARFDTPFENGYTHILNNDPIADFGRKPAFALEYARHNVQHYLFNPPIRYDRFPWYGPDIAGMSMFLAFPALLLLPLARFRRPLVQVALACMLVVQAMYWVFIGDGRGQFGMRYTTDYLPMVMLLLMTALGTRFGRFAQVLTVLGFLVEIWGFATWRANGW is encoded by the coding sequence ATGGCCGTTTCCGTGTCCCGTGCGGTTGCAGCCGGCATCCGCGACCACTTCATGTCCTTGCCGGGCTGGGCCCGCGTGTTCGTGCTCACGTTCGCCCTGTACGGCATCCCGGCCGCCACCAAGGCGACCTGGTTCACGACCCACTCGCACCTGGCCTACGCCATTCTCAACGGCTCGTTCTCGCTCCCTGCGCCCTACGGCACGACCGAGATCGTCCACTGGCCCAACGGCGAGAAGTACGTCGCCTACGGCGTCACGCCGTCGTTCTTCCTGATGCCCTTCGTCGCCATCCTGGGCCGCGGCGTGCACCAACCGGTGTGCTCGGCCATATTCGGCGCCGCGGGCGTCGCGTGCTTCTGGGCCTTCCTGGGGCACATGAAGGGAGTCTCCGAGCACAGCCGCAAGTGGCTCACCATCCTGCTGGCCGCCGGATCGCCCTTCGCCTACTACGCGGCCGAGAATGGCGGCAACTGGTCCATCACGCACAGCGTCGCGGTGGTGTGCCTCTTGGCCTGCATGCTCCTGTCGCGCACCGGCAATCCGGGCTGGGCGGGGCTGTTCTTCGGCCTTGGCGTGCTGTCGCGCAATCCCGTGCTGTACCTGGCGCCGGCGATGGTGCTGGTCCTCTGGGCGCCCGAGGCCGAGTCGTGGCGCGAGATCCGCCCGGACTGGCGCAAACTGGCGGTGTTCCTGGTCGGCTTCGGAGTGGCGGCGCTGATAGGCGCCTACTACAACTGGGCGCGGTTCGACACGCCGTTCGAAAACGGCTACACGCACATCCTCAACAACGACCCCATCGCCGATTTCGGCAGGAAACCGGCCTTCGCGCTCGAGTACGCCCGCCACAACGTGCAGCACTACCTGTTCAATCCGCCCATCCGCTACGACAGGTTCCCCTGGTACGGGCCGGACATCGCCGGGATGAGCATGTTCCTGGCCTTCCCGGCCCTGCTGCTCCTGCCGCTGGCCAGGTTCCGGCGCCCCCTGGTGCAGGTGGCGTTGGCCTGCATGCTGGTGGTGCAGGCGATGTACTGGGTCTTCATCGGGGACGGGCGCGGCCAGTTCGGCATGCGCTACACGACCGACTACCTGCCGATGGTGATGCTGTTGCTGATGACGGCGCTGGGCACGCGCTTCGGGCGTTTCGCGCAGGTCCTCACCGTGCTTGGCTTCCTGGTCGAGATATGGGGTTTCGCGACCTGGCGCGCCAACGGCTGGTAG